Proteins encoded in a region of the Hypanus sabinus isolate sHypSab1 chromosome 12, sHypSab1.hap1, whole genome shotgun sequence genome:
- the peli1b gene encoding E3 ubiquitin-protein ligase pellino homolog 1b isoform X1: protein MFSPDQENLSSSTKAPIKYGEIIVLGYNGSLPNGDRGRRKSRFALFKRPKPNGVKPSTVHVTCTPQAEKAISNKDQHSISYTLSRAQTVVVEYTHDNNTDMFQIGRSTESPIDFVVTDTVPGSQSNADTQSAQSTISRFACRIICERNLPYTARIFAAGFDSFKNIFLGEKAAKWKTSDAQMDGLTTNGVLVMHPRLGFTEDSKPGVWREISVCGNVFTLRETRSAQQRGRMVENETNVLQDGSLIDLCGATLLWRTAEGLAHTPTVKHLEALRQEINAARPQCPVGFNTLAFPSMKRKDVDEKQPWVYLNCGHVHGYHNWGNKDERDGKERECPMCRSLGPYVPLWLGSEAGFYVDAGPPTHAFSPCGHVCSEKTTTYWSQIPLPHGTHTFHAACPFCSTQLTGEQGYVRLIFQGPLD, encoded by the exons GTACAATGGATCTCTGCCAAATGGAGACAGAGGACGAAGAAAAAGCAGATTTGCTTTATTCAAAAGACCAAAACCAAATGGGGTGAAACCGAGCACAGTGCACGTCACCTGTACACCTCAAGCAGAGAAA GCAATAAGCAACAAGGACCAACACAGTATTTCATATACATTGTCTCGAGCTCAGACAGTGGTGGTGGAATATACACATGACAACAATACGGATATGTTTCAG ATTGGCCGATCAACTGAAAGTCCAATTGATTTTGTGGTGACAGACACTGTACCGGGAAGTCAAAGTAATGCTGATACTCAGTCTGCTCAAAGTACCATATCCAGATTTGCATGTCGCATTATATGTGAAAGAAATCTTCCCTACACTGCTAGGATATTTGCAGCTGGATTTGACTCATTTAAGAATATATTCCTTGGG GAGAAGGCAGCTAAATGGAAAACTTCTGATGCTCAGATGGATGGTTTAACAACAAATGGTGTGCTTGTGATGCATCCGCGGCTTGGATTTACCGAAGATTCCAAACCAGGGGTCTGGAGAGAGATTTCTGTTTGTGGCAATGTCTTTACTTTGAGAGAAACAAGATCAGCACAGCAACGAGGAAGAATG GTTGAAAATGAAACCAACGTTCTGCAGGATGGTTCTTTAATAGATCTCTGTGGAGCAACGCTGCTTTGGCGCACCGCAGAAGGACTTGCACATACTCCTACAGTTAAGCACCTAGAGGCCCTTCGCCAGGAGATAAATGCAGCCAGACCACAATGCCCAGTTGGATTTAACACTCTTGCATTCCCCAGTATGAAAAGGAAAGATGTCGATGAGAAGCAACCATGGGTGTATCTCAATTGTGGACATGTGCATGGTTATCACAACTGGGGAAACAAGGATGAAAGGGATGGAAAAGAAAGAGAATGCCCCATGTGTCGATCGCTAGGTCCGTATGTTCCTCTCTGGTTAGGGAGTGAGGCTGGATTTTATGTTGATGCAGGACCTCCAACCCATGCGTTCAGCCCTTGTGGACATGTGTGCTCAGAAAAGACTACCACCTACTGGTCCCAAATTCCCCTTCCTCATGGCACTCACACTTTCCATGCCGCCTGTCCTTTCTGCTCTACTCAGCTCACAGGGGAACAAGGATATGTTCGACTTATTTTCCAGGGACCTCTTGATTAA
- the peli1b gene encoding E3 ubiquitin-protein ligase pellino homolog 1b isoform X2: MQKQCNCTGWASYNGSLPNGDRGRRKSRFALFKRPKPNGVKPSTVHVTCTPQAEKAISNKDQHSISYTLSRAQTVVVEYTHDNNTDMFQIGRSTESPIDFVVTDTVPGSQSNADTQSAQSTISRFACRIICERNLPYTARIFAAGFDSFKNIFLGEKAAKWKTSDAQMDGLTTNGVLVMHPRLGFTEDSKPGVWREISVCGNVFTLRETRSAQQRGRMVENETNVLQDGSLIDLCGATLLWRTAEGLAHTPTVKHLEALRQEINAARPQCPVGFNTLAFPSMKRKDVDEKQPWVYLNCGHVHGYHNWGNKDERDGKERECPMCRSLGPYVPLWLGSEAGFYVDAGPPTHAFSPCGHVCSEKTTTYWSQIPLPHGTHTFHAACPFCSTQLTGEQGYVRLIFQGPLD, encoded by the exons ATGCAAAAACAATGTAACTGTACTGGATGGGCATC GTACAATGGATCTCTGCCAAATGGAGACAGAGGACGAAGAAAAAGCAGATTTGCTTTATTCAAAAGACCAAAACCAAATGGGGTGAAACCGAGCACAGTGCACGTCACCTGTACACCTCAAGCAGAGAAA GCAATAAGCAACAAGGACCAACACAGTATTTCATATACATTGTCTCGAGCTCAGACAGTGGTGGTGGAATATACACATGACAACAATACGGATATGTTTCAG ATTGGCCGATCAACTGAAAGTCCAATTGATTTTGTGGTGACAGACACTGTACCGGGAAGTCAAAGTAATGCTGATACTCAGTCTGCTCAAAGTACCATATCCAGATTTGCATGTCGCATTATATGTGAAAGAAATCTTCCCTACACTGCTAGGATATTTGCAGCTGGATTTGACTCATTTAAGAATATATTCCTTGGG GAGAAGGCAGCTAAATGGAAAACTTCTGATGCTCAGATGGATGGTTTAACAACAAATGGTGTGCTTGTGATGCATCCGCGGCTTGGATTTACCGAAGATTCCAAACCAGGGGTCTGGAGAGAGATTTCTGTTTGTGGCAATGTCTTTACTTTGAGAGAAACAAGATCAGCACAGCAACGAGGAAGAATG GTTGAAAATGAAACCAACGTTCTGCAGGATGGTTCTTTAATAGATCTCTGTGGAGCAACGCTGCTTTGGCGCACCGCAGAAGGACTTGCACATACTCCTACAGTTAAGCACCTAGAGGCCCTTCGCCAGGAGATAAATGCAGCCAGACCACAATGCCCAGTTGGATTTAACACTCTTGCATTCCCCAGTATGAAAAGGAAAGATGTCGATGAGAAGCAACCATGGGTGTATCTCAATTGTGGACATGTGCATGGTTATCACAACTGGGGAAACAAGGATGAAAGGGATGGAAAAGAAAGAGAATGCCCCATGTGTCGATCGCTAGGTCCGTATGTTCCTCTCTGGTTAGGGAGTGAGGCTGGATTTTATGTTGATGCAGGACCTCCAACCCATGCGTTCAGCCCTTGTGGACATGTGTGCTCAGAAAAGACTACCACCTACTGGTCCCAAATTCCCCTTCCTCATGGCACTCACACTTTCCATGCCGCCTGTCCTTTCTGCTCTACTCAGCTCACAGGGGAACAAGGATATGTTCGACTTATTTTCCAGGGACCTCTTGATTAA